The Candidatus Schekmanbacteria bacterium region AACGCTCATCAAAGAAAAGATTTTCAGATATTAGAAAAGATCTCTTGACAGAAAGATTAGAAGAATAAAAAAGATTGAAGTCTGTTTCGAAAACATCATTTTTTGCATCAACATCTTTTTTAAACTGGAAATTTCCACTGTCCAAAAAATCAAGAATACCCTTCGCTTTAATAGAATTATCCCATTCAATTGGGCCAGTCATTGCAAAAAAGTTTTCCTTATACTTATCTTTATGAAACCTTAAATGTTCTTCCAATGTACTTTGAGGAATAATTATATCATCCCCCGTAAAGAATAAAATGGGAGCTTCAGAAATCCTAATCGCCATATTCCGGGCACTTGCAGGACCTCTTCCTTCTATAAATAAATATTTGATGCCTTCATTTATATTTTTACATACTTCCATATTCTTGTGAGCCATTTGTCTTGTCGAACCATCATCTACCACAATCATCTCCAACTCTTCACTATTCTGAAACTTTTCAATATTATGCAATGATTTCATAAGAAACCCGGGACGGTTTTTTGTAGGTATTATAATTGAAATTCGTTTCATTTCTTATCTCAATCTCTTCAATAAAACCGAAATGAGGGCAACCGTTTCAACACAAATAGCAAGAAAATCCATTATCAAAAAAAACGGATGCAATCCTCCCTCTTTCATAGAAAAAATTCTTGTAATAGGATTCTTAAAAATAATTTTGATATAATTTAGAAAAAACCGTTCTTTATTTTTTTTAAATGCATAAGCTCCCCAATAATACCAATTATAGAGCGTTTTAAACACTCCTTTAATGTTCTCCTCTTTTAGATGTTTAACCTTTGCCAAAGGATTGCAGATGAGACAATAACCTTTTTTTCTTAAACGAATTCCAATATCCACATCTTCACCGTTTGTCTTGAATACGGGATCAAAACCGCCAACTTCTCTAAGCAATGAAACTTTGTATGATGAACACAACCCCCAAAGAAATGGAACATCAGATGTTGCTCTTTCTGATTGTTTCATCGAAAGCGCTCTCCACTTCTCCACAAGGGTTTTATTACTGACTTCAAGTGCAATTCCTCCTACTCCTCCAACATAATCATTATCATAACAATCCATTATTCTTTTGACAAAATCCTTATCAGGTATTGTATCACTATCAAAAAAAAGAAGAATATCCTCCTTACACAAATTCAAGGCTGTATTACGTGCTGCTGCAACTCCTAAGTTGCATCTATGCTCAATGACTTCTACATCTTTATACCTTCTTGCAATTTCAACTGTTTTATCAGATGAACCATCATCGATTATGAGAATCCTATCTGCCGGAGGATTCAGGGATATCACTGCGCTAATACATTTCTCTATATATTTTTCAGCATTATATGCAGGAATGGCTACAAGAATTGTCAATCTGTCTTCTTCCAAATTATTCTTTTGTTAAATGGATTACCCTATTGTCAATTAGTCTCGCGCTACCTATTTTGATAGCAACAGCAACCAAGACGTGATTTTGGATTTCCGCAATATCATCCAAAGTTTCAGGGTCTGAAAACGATATATAATCCACCTTTGCACCTTCCACATCCTCAGCCATTGAATAGAGGTATTTTTTAATTTCTTTTATTTTTTTGTCTCCTTTCCTCAAAAGTTTCTCTGCTTCATCTATTATTCGTGGGACAATCAGAGCTTTTTTTCGTTCCTCATCAGAAAGATATCTATTTCTTGAACTCATCGCTAATCCATCTTTTTCTCTCACTATAGGCATTTCAATAATTTCAACATCAAGATTCAAGTCCCCAACCATCCTCTTTATAATTTGGAGCTGCTGATAATCTTTCTGTCCAAAATACGCCTTATGGGGCATAACAATATTAAATAATTTCAGAACAACAGTTGTTACACCATCAAAATGTCCAGGCCTTGAAAGACCGCACAAATGTTTTTGAAGCTCCTTGACACTTACTTTTGTCTGAAAACCTTCTGGATACATTTCACTATCTGCAGGATAAAAAACAGCATCAACCCTCTCTTTTTCACAAAGCTCACAATCCCTTTCAAAAACCCTTGGATAGGAATTGAAATCTTCTCCGGGTGCAAACTGAATGGGGTTTACAAAAATAGTTACAACAGTCTTGTCACAATCTTTCACCGACTCTCTTATTAATGAAAGATGACCTTCATGAAGACACCCCATTGTTGGCACAATACCAATTATTTTTCCTGATTTTTTCCAGTCATAGGACTGAGCTTTCATATCTCTTATTTTCTTGAATATATTCATTTTTAGTTCCCCGATGTTAAATCAATGGAATCCCAAAAACTTGAAAAGTACTGGACACCTGAAATAACAGCACAACTTGCGGCTAAAAAAATCACAGCCCATCCCGATACCTTTAAATAATAAAAAAGCTCCTCAGAGCTTGTGCCTGAAAGAATAAGCAATAGAATACCGCATATTTCAAATACTGTCTTATATTTGGCAATAGCACTTGCCTGAATGACAATACCCTGCGATGCAGCGATGTTTCTCAATCCGCTTATACAGAAATCCCTGCCTATTAGAAAAACCACTATCCATGCAGGAATTTTCTGCAAATCAACAAGTGAAATCAGAGCAGATGATGTCAAAAGTTTATCAGCAATAGGGTCAAGTAATTTCCCTAAATTCGTTACTTCATTGCGATACCTTGCAATATAACCATCAATAAGGTCAGTCAGTGAAGCAACGAGAAAAATAAAAGCGGCAATCAGATGCATATAATATTTAGTGGAATAAAGAAGAAAAAAAACAATCAATGGCACAAGAAATATTCGAAACAGTGTAATTCGGTTTGCAACATTCATTAATTTCTTTCTCTTAAAATGGTGGTTCTTTCTTTTCTTTGAATCATTACAAGATTTTAAAGAATGAAAAGTATATTAGTCAATTGATACAGAGAATTTAAGATATATCAATATCATTTTTTTCTAAAACTATACAAATGAAAATTTAAAAAATTTAAAGCTTTTC contains the following coding sequences:
- a CDS encoding glycosyltransferase family 2 protein codes for the protein MKRISIIIPTKNRPGFLMKSLHNIEKFQNSEELEMIVVDDGSTRQMAHKNMEVCKNINEGIKYLFIEGRGPASARNMAIRISEAPILFFTGDDIIIPQSTLEEHLRFHKDKYKENFFAMTGPIEWDNSIKAKGILDFLDSGNFQFKKDVDAKNDVFETDFNLFYSSNLSVKRSFLISENLFFDERFPFAAWEDIELGYRCQKKGMKILYNNNAPVYHFHEQTISNLVERMVKSGKSLRIFLEKWPELSESFGYSFKGNRFRRKKNFLKALMRNRYIASLARRRFLNSSGQEELNHISAFCLKNMLFYHFHKGFMEGCQRGEGNA
- a CDS encoding glycosyltransferase, with translation MEEDRLTILVAIPAYNAEKYIEKCISAVISLNPPADRILIIDDGSSDKTVEIARRYKDVEVIEHRCNLGVAAARNTALNLCKEDILLFFDSDTIPDKDFVKRIMDCYDNDYVGGVGGIALEVSNKTLVEKWRALSMKQSERATSDVPFLWGLCSSYKVSLLREVGGFDPVFKTNGEDVDIGIRLRKKGYCLICNPLAKVKHLKEENIKGVFKTLYNWYYWGAYAFKKNKERFFLNYIKIIFKNPITRIFSMKEGGLHPFFLIMDFLAICVETVALISVLLKRLR
- a CDS encoding pantoate--beta-alanine ligase; translation: MNIFKKIRDMKAQSYDWKKSGKIIGIVPTMGCLHEGHLSLIRESVKDCDKTVVTIFVNPIQFAPGEDFNSYPRVFERDCELCEKERVDAVFYPADSEMYPEGFQTKVSVKELQKHLCGLSRPGHFDGVTTVVLKLFNIVMPHKAYFGQKDYQQLQIIKRMVGDLNLDVEIIEMPIVREKDGLAMSSRNRYLSDEERKKALIVPRIIDEAEKLLRKGDKKIKEIKKYLYSMAEDVEGAKVDYISFSDPETLDDIAEIQNHVLVAVAIKIGSARLIDNRVIHLTKE
- the pgsA gene encoding CDP-diacylglycerol--glycerol-3-phosphate 3-phosphatidyltransferase, with amino-acid sequence MNVANRITLFRIFLVPLIVFFLLYSTKYYMHLIAAFIFLVASLTDLIDGYIARYRNEVTNLGKLLDPIADKLLTSSALISLVDLQKIPAWIVVFLIGRDFCISGLRNIAASQGIVIQASAIAKYKTVFEICGILLLILSGTSSEELFYYLKVSGWAVIFLAASCAVISGVQYFSSFWDSIDLTSGN